A portion of the Paenibacillus hamazuiensis genome contains these proteins:
- a CDS encoding RHS repeat-associated core domain-containing protein encodes MERQIKARNIWGNELLWRQDNTSGKSGYYFYNGHGDVVAIKDAVGNNINTYDYDIWGNVLSKTENMNNPYRYTGEPQDDESELIYLRARYYDPTIGRFTSQDTVEGDLNNPLTLNLYTYVQNNPLRYTDPSGHCIAGSAFCDYLSDYWSQASQAASNTWNSVKGWVSTAVDFTPGYGNAKSAIEVVSGKDAITQEELSGVQRGVAALGTVVGSGEAKIVVKAAEGLVEIGGKVYKFFKSSAGETMLKEVTGNTRLYVPSPKHDPVSGWGSANPIPDLETGQQILDSAYSSQKNKQLYNIYEGQLIKFQPDGDLGWHPYLVENAAKEVPADVLRKMLDDGKITKAQYKKFIKNED; translated from the coding sequence GTGGAACGACAGATAAAGGCCCGAAACATTTGGGGTAACGAGCTGTTGTGGCGACAGGACAATACAAGCGGTAAGAGTGGGTACTACTTCTACAACGGTCATGGTGATGTTGTTGCGATCAAGGATGCCGTAGGTAATAACATCAATACTTACGACTACGACATTTGGGGCAACGTTCTAAGCAAGACGGAGAACATGAACAACCCATACCGCTACACAGGTGAACCGCAGGATGACGAGAGTGAATTGATTTACCTGAGGGCGCGGTACTATGACCCAACGATTGGGCGATTTACTTCTCAGGATACAGTTGAAGGGGATTTGAATAATCCTCTCACGCTGAATCTATATACTTATGTGCAGAATAATCCATTGAGATATACTGATCCTAGTGGGCATTGTATTGCTGGTTCGGCTTTCTGTGATTACTTATCTGATTATTGGAGCCAAGCTTCACAGGCAGCAAGTAATACATGGAATAGCGTTAAAGGCTGGGTAAGCACTGCTGTTGATTTTACTCCCGGCTATGGAAATGCCAAATCTGCAATCGAGGTTGTAAGCGGAAAGGACGCAATAACTCAAGAAGAGCTATCAGGAGTACAAAGAGGAGTAGCTGCATTAGGGACTGTTGTTGGAAGTGGAGAAGCGAAAATCGTTGTTAAAGCGGCAGAAGGACTTGTAGAGATTGGCGGGAAAGTATACAAGTTTTTTAAGTCTAGTGCTGGAGAAACGATGCTAAAAGAAGTGACTGGTAATACTAGACTATACGTTCCCAGTCCAAAACATGACCCAGTCAGTGGCTGGGGAAGTGCTAATCCAATACCTGATCTAGAAACTGGTCAGCAAATCCTTGACTCAGCCTATTCATCCCAAAAAAATAAGCAGTTGTATAATATTTATGAAGGTCAATTAATTAAATTCCAACCAGACGGTGATCTAGGCTGGCATCCATATTTAGTTGAAAATGCGGCGAAAGAAGTTCCTGCCGATGTGCTAAGAAAAATGTTAGATGACGGAAAGATCACGAAAGCACAATATAAGAAGTTTATCAAAAATGAAGACTAA
- a CDS encoding tyrosine-type recombinase/integrase, translating to MKSDPQKGKTRARGRKTAHVNDYIHPLDYYFQLFIRAKETEGLRPKSILGYRNSYKYFQKWLLQQYPKLSVSEFAADHIRQYILYMQHERPRFTEHPRLRLKYQTDIGLAAKTISVRTNFMKALFTFMYREGHIQTDIGSLVKVVKSKDDTVEAFTKEEMMLLLTAPNKEEYTGFRDYVLMFFLFDTGMRINETLLMKISNIDFIHRIIHIPAEDAKNGKPRSVPFTKKTKELLQQLIEENETMFGKQAESVFLSNYGEPLSQNQAYCRIREHGEQVGLKHKRVSPHIFRHTFSKMYILNGGDLFTLQKILGHSDLSMVRKYVQMNPDDLRKQHDTNSPMSQF from the coding sequence ATGAAGAGCGATCCACAAAAAGGAAAAACACGAGCGCGAGGCAGAAAAACCGCCCACGTTAATGATTACATTCATCCACTGGACTATTATTTTCAATTATTCATTCGAGCCAAAGAAACCGAGGGATTGCGTCCTAAATCAATTCTGGGCTACAGAAACAGCTATAAATACTTTCAAAAATGGTTGTTGCAGCAGTATCCTAAGCTATCTGTATCTGAATTTGCCGCGGATCATATCCGTCAATACATACTGTACATGCAACATGAGCGGCCTCGATTTACCGAACATCCACGGCTTAGACTCAAGTACCAAACGGATATTGGCTTGGCAGCGAAGACGATTTCTGTTCGAACTAACTTTATGAAGGCTTTATTCACGTTTATGTACCGAGAGGGTCATATCCAAACAGACATAGGTTCTTTGGTCAAAGTAGTCAAAAGTAAGGATGATACGGTTGAAGCCTTTACCAAAGAAGAAATGATGTTGCTGCTGACAGCACCGAATAAAGAAGAATACACTGGATTTCGTGACTATGTATTAATGTTCTTCTTATTTGATACTGGAATGCGGATCAATGAAACTCTGCTCATGAAAATCAGCAATATTGATTTTATTCACCGTATTATACATATTCCTGCTGAGGATGCGAAGAATGGTAAACCAAGAAGCGTTCCTTTTACGAAGAAAACGAAGGAATTGCTGCAACAGTTGATTGAGGAGAATGAAACGATGTTTGGTAAACAAGCTGAGTCGGTTTTCTTGTCCAACTATGGAGAGCCACTCTCGCAGAATCAGGCTTATTGCAGAATTAGAGAACATGGTGAGCAAGTCGGCCTCAAGCATAAACGAGTTTCCCCGCATATTTTCCGTCATACCTTTAGCAAAATGTATATTCTGAACGGTGGAGATTTGTTTACGTTGCAAAAGATACTGGGACATTCCGATTTAAGCATGGTAAGGAAATATGTGCAGATGAATCCAGATGATTTGAGGAAGCAGCATGATACGAATAGTCCGATGTCTCAGTTTTAG
- a CDS encoding recombinase family protein, whose translation MKKQQRTRTAIYCRLSRDDEQSGESMSIENQRILLQRYAKDNGFEVTDVYIDDGWSGTNFDRPDFQRMKRDIESGGIDIVLVKDLSRLGRNQIETSLCIQVFFPEYQVRFIAVSENIDTAKGEDDFMELRNLFNEWFVRDTSRKVKSGYRQRALNGDYTGAFAPYGYRKDEQNKHKLIPDENTAPVVQRIFRLAVEGHSPYKIGRLLRADRILTPRAYLAEQHQRYLKVVNARHPYDWGATTVKVILQNKVHLGHMVSHKTTKPSFKRKGLVAVPEDEWIEVPNTHEPLVDEETFALAQKVVRVKKRPTKTGEHQIFAGLLKCSTCGQGLSFARGGSSKTSGGKGGRGSFACNQSRTRGKAYCSFHYISYVDVYEIILADIQRHARTAKEQESAFVEMVAAMSHSQQRKQWGAAMKERDKLKKREDELQTIQRKLYEDNALGRITDEQYVALSRDFTAEQAQLKERLKLLEEQLNQVESKRENTTRFLELVRAYTDMKELTKPILNELIDKVVVFDAEKVNGKRVQRIDIYYRFVGLIS comes from the coding sequence ATGAAAAAACAGCAGCGGACCCGAACCGCTATTTACTGTCGTCTGAGTCGGGACGATGAGCAGAGCGGCGAAAGCATGAGTATTGAAAATCAGCGAATTTTGCTCCAGCGTTATGCGAAAGACAACGGCTTTGAAGTGACGGACGTCTACATTGACGATGGCTGGAGCGGTACGAACTTTGATCGCCCCGATTTTCAGCGGATGAAACGCGATATTGAGAGCGGCGGCATTGATATCGTATTGGTAAAGGACTTGAGCCGATTAGGGCGCAACCAGATTGAAACAAGCCTGTGCATTCAGGTGTTCTTTCCCGAATACCAGGTGCGTTTTATTGCCGTCAGCGAAAACATTGACACCGCCAAAGGCGAAGACGACTTCATGGAACTGCGCAATCTGTTCAATGAATGGTTCGTCCGCGATACAAGCCGGAAGGTAAAGAGCGGCTACCGCCAACGGGCGTTGAACGGCGATTACACCGGAGCCTTTGCTCCCTACGGCTACCGCAAGGATGAGCAGAACAAGCATAAGCTGATTCCGGATGAGAACACCGCCCCTGTCGTACAGCGTATTTTTCGATTGGCGGTCGAAGGGCATAGCCCCTACAAAATCGGCAGATTGCTCCGAGCAGATCGCATTCTGACCCCGCGCGCTTACCTGGCCGAGCAGCATCAACGTTACCTGAAAGTAGTCAATGCCAGGCATCCGTATGATTGGGGAGCAACGACAGTCAAGGTCATACTCCAGAACAAGGTGCATCTGGGACATATGGTGAGTCACAAGACGACCAAGCCTTCCTTCAAGAGAAAAGGATTGGTTGCAGTCCCAGAGGACGAATGGATTGAGGTTCCAAATACACACGAGCCGCTGGTTGACGAGGAAACCTTTGCCTTGGCGCAAAAGGTGGTTCGCGTGAAAAAACGCCCGACCAAGACAGGCGAGCATCAAATCTTTGCGGGACTTTTGAAATGCTCCACCTGCGGACAAGGATTATCCTTCGCTCGCGGCGGCAGCAGCAAGACCAGCGGCGGCAAAGGAGGGCGTGGCAGCTTCGCATGCAATCAGTCGCGGACACGCGGCAAAGCCTATTGCAGTTTTCATTATATCAGCTATGTGGATGTGTACGAGATTATATTGGCGGATATTCAGCGTCATGCGAGGACGGCCAAGGAGCAGGAAAGCGCCTTTGTCGAGATGGTTGCCGCGATGAGCCACAGCCAACAGAGGAAGCAATGGGGAGCCGCAATGAAAGAGCGAGACAAGCTGAAGAAACGGGAGGACGAACTGCAAACCATTCAGCGGAAGCTCTATGAAGACAATGCATTAGGACGAATTACGGATGAGCAATATGTGGCGCTATCACGAGATTTTACAGCAGAGCAAGCACAATTGAAAGAACGGTTGAAGCTGCTGGAAGAACAGCTTAACCAGGTAGAAAGCAAACGGGAGAACACGACCCGATTTTTGGAACTGGTACGAGCGTACACTGATATGAAGGAACTAACGAAACCGATATTGAATGAATTGATTGACAAGGTTGTTGTGTTTGATGCCGAGAAGGTAAACGGCAAGCGAGTGCAGCGTATTGATATTTACTACCGATTCGTCGGCTTAATTTCGTAA
- a CDS encoding DUF6076 domain-containing protein → MSYTFQSYIADGQEHFLHGPSGHVQHTQYPFSQTVLEWMELDAEPIRDVTERLQTDLHQLITGKEERLEKPIAEGLALLNSYHMYFACLRLQWLERLKQARQQSYKDVDRLLPVEELVRIPAMLETTQQQLRVLWHDVLDVDVSEAPIQAKLINLYTESPNSSRCFTFQPLQLRYEFVKEGIFTDILEAQSVFDIPDFFVRECIRRELRFRICKNCGRYFALSRNKNAEYCERPFATPSKTCKEIGALNQWERKKADSPALKAYTREYKRRFAWIRYGKTTEETFYQWAELAKLNRDACLRGEITLEAFLDWLKLDM, encoded by the coding sequence ATGAGCTATACCTTTCAGTCTTATATTGCCGATGGGCAGGAACACTTTCTGCACGGACCTTCCGGACATGTTCAGCATACGCAATATCCTTTCTCCCAAACTGTTCTGGAATGGATGGAACTGGACGCAGAACCGATTCGGGATGTAACAGAGCGCTTGCAAACCGATCTTCATCAGCTAATAACCGGGAAAGAGGAGCGACTGGAAAAGCCGATTGCGGAGGGGCTGGCCTTACTCAACAGCTATCATATGTATTTCGCCTGCTTGCGTTTACAATGGCTGGAACGCCTGAAACAAGCGCGGCAGCAGTCGTACAAGGACGTAGACAGACTGTTGCCTGTCGAAGAACTGGTACGGATTCCCGCTATGCTCGAAACGACACAGCAACAGCTTCGGGTGCTTTGGCATGACGTTCTGGACGTGGATGTATCCGAAGCGCCGATTCAAGCCAAGCTTATAAATCTCTATACAGAGAGCCCCAACAGCTCTCGATGCTTTACGTTTCAGCCGCTGCAACTCCGGTATGAATTCGTTAAAGAAGGCATTTTTACAGATATACTTGAGGCACAGAGCGTATTCGACATACCTGACTTTTTCGTGCGCGAATGTATTCGTCGTGAACTGCGTTTTCGAATATGTAAAAATTGCGGTCGCTACTTTGCGCTGAGCCGAAACAAAAATGCCGAATATTGTGAACGACCGTTTGCCACTCCCTCCAAAACCTGCAAGGAGATCGGAGCACTCAACCAATGGGAGCGCAAGAAAGCCGATTCGCCTGCGCTTAAAGCCTACACTCGGGAATACAAAAGACGCTTTGCATGGATTCGGTACGGGAAGACAACGGAAGAAACGTTCTATCAATGGGCAGAGCTGGCCAAGCTAAATCGGGACGCTTGTTTGCGCGGGGAAATCACCCTTGAAGCTTTTTTGGATTGGCTGAAACTGGACATGTAA
- a CDS encoding DUF6061 family protein, whose product MQLRACHYDKDHDVMTVVFADGTTCRLNCCEIEATLDTHTAARFRLIWLKEKEPFAYAELVLQHDLKRYAEEYSREYMKQQNELAEQLADHYQDKAYAQAIAREIMMHGD is encoded by the coding sequence ATGCAACTTCGGGCGTGTCATTATGATAAAGATCACGACGTCATGACGGTTGTATTTGCGGATGGGACAACATGCCGCCTTAATTGCTGCGAGATCGAAGCAACTCTGGATACGCATACAGCGGCGCGTTTCCGTCTGATCTGGCTAAAGGAAAAAGAGCCGTTTGCCTATGCTGAGTTGGTTCTTCAACACGATTTGAAGCGCTATGCCGAGGAATACAGCCGGGAATACATGAAGCAGCAGAACGAACTGGCAGAGCAGCTTGCCGATCACTATCAAGATAAGGCATATGCGCAAGCTATTGCGAGAGAAATCATGATGCATGGAGATTAA
- a CDS encoding DUF6809 family protein, with product MESILEALYRGQLHPEEIIVPSHPEYRPLSRQIGAMTEKWRKELSDEMFRELEEYSDLCVSVNSLHVEAAFIHGFRLGANMIIEVMSKREELVPNATSGVSL from the coding sequence ATGGAATCGATTCTTGAAGCCCTGTACCGTGGGCAGCTTCATCCCGAAGAGATAATTGTACCGTCTCATCCTGAATATCGGCCGTTAAGCCGACAAATCGGCGCTATGACGGAAAAATGGAGAAAAGAACTGAGCGACGAGATGTTTCGTGAGCTTGAGGAGTATTCTGATCTTTGTGTGAGCGTGAACAGCTTGCATGTCGAAGCCGCCTTTATCCATGGATTCAGGCTCGGTGCCAACATGATCATTGAGGTTATGAGCAAACGCGAGGAGTTGGTTCCGAATGCAACTTCGGGCGTGTCATTATGA
- a CDS encoding ribbon-helix-helix protein, CopG family, with product MSSKKMGRPPSDKPKSKTIEIRVDQEIMNKLDASAEKLNTTRSDVVRKGIEKVYDELQK from the coding sequence ATGTCCTCCAAAAAGATGGGGCGTCCTCCATCAGACAAACCCAAAAGCAAAACGATTGAGATACGTGTCGATCAGGAAATTATGAACAAGCTCGACGCTTCCGCCGAGAAGCTGAATACGACACGTTCAGACGTCGTTCGCAAAGGGATTGAGAAGGTGTATGACGAGCTCCAGAAATAA
- a CDS encoding Fic family protein, protein MCVSLLTFYVQVKGDFAFKTGYNDNRQEGYEMKPFSDKYVLTKQQSLFLAKKKWDENIYCGMKMENRNITFPQTQTILNGVNVPGVALDDIQAVLNMRDAWRYLLNAIDEPITLSLICKLNEYVARNEALEWGVFRTGRVGISGTDYVPPLPVQSEIEQELADLLAADITTTEKAITAFLWGARRQMFWDGNKRTSLLLANKLLVESGHGMLTITEKNMERFNELLSAYYTSNDMSEIKLFLYEHAISGIDFEPEKRRESEQSR, encoded by the coding sequence ATGTGCGTTTCCCTCCTAACATTTTATGTGCAGGTAAAAGGTGATTTTGCTTTCAAAACCGGATATAATGACAACAGGCAGGAGGGATACGAAATGAAACCATTTTCGGATAAATATGTGCTAACCAAACAACAGAGTTTGTTTCTAGCCAAGAAAAAATGGGACGAAAATATATACTGCGGAATGAAGATGGAGAATCGGAATATTACCTTTCCGCAAACCCAAACGATACTGAACGGCGTCAATGTTCCCGGTGTCGCGCTGGACGACATACAAGCCGTCCTTAATATGAGGGATGCCTGGCGTTATTTGCTGAACGCGATTGATGAGCCGATTACGCTTTCCCTTATTTGCAAGCTCAATGAATACGTCGCGAGGAATGAAGCGCTGGAATGGGGTGTTTTTAGAACCGGGCGTGTCGGAATTTCAGGCACGGATTATGTACCGCCGCTCCCGGTACAGAGCGAGATCGAACAGGAATTGGCGGACTTGCTGGCCGCGGACATAACCACAACGGAGAAAGCCATTACGGCTTTTCTATGGGGAGCGCGGCGGCAAATGTTTTGGGATGGAAACAAGCGTACCTCCCTTCTACTTGCAAACAAACTTCTTGTCGAGAGCGGACATGGCATGCTGACCATTACAGAGAAAAATATGGAACGATTTAACGAATTATTATCTGCCTACTATACCTCGAACGATATGAGCGAGATCAAGCTGTTTTTGTATGAACATGCGATCAGCGGCATTGACTTCGAGCCGGAAAAACGCCGTGAATCGGAACAATCACGATAA
- a CDS encoding type I restriction endonuclease subunit R, whose amino-acid sequence MKSEKQIEVDFIQKLQDLKYTYREDIRDKVSLEANFREHFERLNRVKLSDSEFARLKDSIITADVFVAAKTLREINTFKRDDGIPLQYTLVNIKDWCKNEFEVINQLRINTDNSNHRYDVIILINGIPVVQIELKSLQITPKKAMEQIVDYKNDQGNGYTNSLLCFMQLFIVSNETKTYYFANNHNEHFCFDADERFLPIYEFADEKNKKITNLYDFADRFLPKCTLGQLINRYMVLVVSEQKLMIMRPYQIYAVKAIMDCIEQNRGNGYIWHTTGSGKTLTSFKASTLLKDNPEIEKCLFVVDRKDLDRQTRLEFNKFQEGCVEENTNTESLVRRLTSDDYKDKVIVTTIQKLGLALDEDSRRNQEKKKKGELTFKERLEKLRDKRMAIIFDECHRSQFGENHDAIKTFFPKAQLFGFTGTPIFEENSTYKKIDGTVGSYRTTKDVFQQELHAYTITNAIDDGNVLRFHIDYFKPEDDKKAAKVSSKEYKQAVVEAILSKHDAATYNRRYNALFATSSINDAIEYFELFKTLQEELKNSGDEKFYPLNIACVFSPPAEGNKDVKQLQEDLVQEKADNEQEPDKKKAALKAIIDDYNAQFGTNHSISEFDLYYQDVQKRIKDQQYPNADYPHKNKIDITIVVDMLLTGFDSKYLNTLYVDKNLKQHGLIQAFSRTNRVLNPTKPYGNIIDFRGLENEVDDAIKLFSGTESSEKVKEIWLVDPAPAVVKKLDNAVAELEKFMISHGLECKPEEVSNLKGDIARAEFIDKFKEIQRLKTQLDQYTDIKEDQTAIIEKLLPEDTLRAFRGAYIETAQRLKAQQGKDIANKAPEIEQVDFEFVLFSSAIIDYDYIMSLISKFTQPDVPKKEKMTKKELIDLISSTSNLMDEREDIGEYINTLEAGKGLDEKSIRAGYQKFKAEKSAKELDAVANKHDIESASLQEFVDKIMERMIFDGEKLSDLLEPLGLGWRDRTKKELELMEDLIPLLKKLADGREIVGLKAYE is encoded by the coding sequence ATGAAATCTGAAAAGCAAATTGAAGTAGACTTCATTCAAAAACTACAAGATTTAAAGTACACATATCGAGAAGACATTCGAGATAAAGTGTCTCTTGAGGCTAATTTCAGAGAACATTTTGAGAGATTGAATCGTGTTAAGTTAAGCGATTCTGAATTTGCACGTCTCAAGGACAGCATTATCACTGCAGATGTATTTGTGGCCGCTAAAACGTTACGAGAAATTAATACTTTCAAACGCGATGATGGCATACCTCTACAATACACTCTAGTAAACATCAAAGATTGGTGCAAAAATGAATTTGAAGTGATAAATCAGTTGCGTATCAATACAGACAACAGTAACCACCGTTATGATGTTATTATTCTCATTAACGGTATTCCTGTTGTTCAAATTGAATTAAAGTCTCTACAAATTACACCCAAAAAAGCAATGGAGCAGATTGTAGATTATAAAAATGATCAAGGCAATGGGTACACCAATTCGCTTCTTTGTTTTATGCAGTTATTTATCGTAAGCAATGAAACCAAAACATACTATTTTGCCAATAACCATAATGAACACTTTTGCTTTGATGCAGATGAAAGATTTTTGCCAATTTATGAGTTTGCAGATGAGAAAAATAAAAAGATAACGAACCTATATGACTTTGCGGATAGATTTTTACCCAAATGCACCCTTGGGCAATTAATTAACCGATATATGGTTCTTGTTGTAAGTGAACAAAAACTGATGATTATGCGTCCTTATCAGATTTATGCTGTTAAGGCGATTATGGATTGCATTGAACAAAATCGTGGCAACGGCTACATTTGGCATACTACTGGGAGTGGAAAAACGCTCACTTCTTTTAAAGCATCTACACTTTTGAAAGACAATCCTGAAATTGAAAAATGTTTATTTGTTGTGGACAGAAAAGATCTTGATAGACAAACGCGCTTAGAATTTAATAAGTTTCAAGAGGGCTGCGTTGAGGAAAACACAAATACCGAAAGTTTGGTTAGGCGCCTTACTTCTGACGACTATAAAGACAAGGTGATTGTTACCACCATCCAAAAGCTTGGATTAGCCCTTGATGAGGACAGCAGACGTAACCAAGAGAAAAAGAAAAAAGGTGAACTCACCTTTAAAGAAAGATTAGAGAAACTCAGGGATAAGCGAATGGCGATTATTTTTGATGAATGCCACCGTTCCCAGTTTGGAGAAAATCACGATGCAATAAAGACTTTTTTTCCAAAAGCACAGCTTTTCGGCTTTACCGGAACACCAATTTTTGAAGAAAACTCCACATATAAGAAAATTGATGGCACCGTGGGCTCTTACAGAACAACAAAAGATGTTTTTCAGCAGGAACTTCATGCCTACACCATAACAAATGCAATTGACGATGGTAATGTATTGCGTTTTCATATCGATTATTTCAAACCAGAAGATGATAAGAAGGCTGCAAAAGTTTCCTCTAAGGAATATAAGCAAGCAGTTGTCGAAGCAATCTTATCAAAGCATGATGCAGCAACATATAACAGACGGTATAATGCACTCTTTGCAACATCTTCGATTAATGACGCAATCGAGTACTTTGAACTGTTTAAAACACTGCAAGAGGAACTAAAAAATAGTGGAGATGAGAAATTTTATCCACTAAATATTGCTTGCGTCTTTTCTCCACCAGCTGAGGGCAATAAAGATGTGAAACAGCTTCAAGAAGACCTTGTACAAGAAAAAGCCGACAATGAGCAGGAGCCCGATAAGAAAAAAGCAGCTCTTAAAGCTATTATTGATGATTACAACGCCCAATTTGGCACGAACCACAGCATAAGCGAATTTGATTTGTATTATCAGGACGTGCAAAAACGTATTAAAGACCAACAATATCCGAATGCAGATTATCCGCACAAAAACAAAATTGATATCACTATTGTTGTGGACATGCTGTTAACTGGCTTTGATTCTAAGTATTTAAATACTCTGTATGTTGATAAAAACTTGAAGCAGCACGGCTTAATTCAGGCTTTCTCAAGAACAAATCGTGTTCTAAATCCCACAAAGCCATATGGTAACATTATTGACTTTAGAGGGCTCGAAAATGAGGTCGATGATGCGATCAAACTCTTTTCCGGCACGGAAAGCAGCGAGAAGGTAAAAGAAATTTGGCTTGTTGATCCGGCTCCTGCCGTGGTTAAAAAGTTGGATAATGCTGTTGCCGAGCTGGAAAAATTCATGATATCACATGGGTTGGAGTGTAAACCGGAAGAAGTAAGCAACCTGAAGGGTGATATAGCACGCGCGGAGTTTATTGATAAATTCAAAGAGATACAGCGCCTTAAAACGCAGCTAGACCAATATACAGATATAAAAGAAGATCAGACAGCAATTATTGAGAAGTTGCTGCCTGAGGACACCTTGCGTGCATTCCGTGGAGCATATATTGAAACGGCTCAAAGGTTAAAGGCGCAGCAGGGCAAGGATATTGCGAATAAAGCGCCGGAAATCGAACAAGTCGACTTTGAGTTTGTTTTGTTCTCCTCTGCCATTATTGACTATGATTATATCATGTCGCTGATTTCAAAATTCACACAGCCTGATGTTCCCAAAAAAGAAAAAATGACCAAGAAAGAGTTGATTGACCTTATATCATCAACCTCCAATTTGATGGATGAACGAGAAGATATAGGAGAATATATCAACACTTTGGAAGCTGGAAAGGGATTGGATGAAAAATCCATAAGGGCAGGCTATCAAAAATTCAAGGCAGAAAAATCGGCTAAAGAATTGGATGCAGTTGCAAATAAACATGACATAGAGTCAGCCTCATTGCAAGAATTTGTTGATAAAATTATGGAGCGTATGATTTTTGATGGTGAGAAGTTAAGCGACCTTTTAGAGCCTCTTGGCCTTGGCTGGAGAGACAGAACAAAGAAAGAATTGGAACTGATGGAAGATTTAATTCCGCTACTGAAAAAGTTGGCAGATGGACGTGAGATTGTGGGGTTAAAGGCATATGAGTAA
- a CDS encoding restriction endonuclease subunit S yields the protein MSKKEKTVLVPKLRFPEFNSSGEWKVSTLNSLAIKITNKNKDRSLTRILTNSATDGVVDQSEYFEREIVTQSNIDNYFIVDEGDYVYNPRISTSAPVGPISKNKLGKGIMSPLYTVFRFNNPRNEFYEQYFKTNLWNSYLKTVSNTGARHDRISISTENFMKMPLPYPSDEEQQKIADCLSSLDDLITAEDKKLSALRAHKKGLMQKLFPSEGKTLPEWRFPEFKDSGEWTKKTLGQLGKLVSGLTYSPDDVRETGLLVLRSSNIKNSVIILDDNVYVRTDISGANLSLEGDILICVRNGSKTLIGKNAIIPKDMPLCTHGAFMTVLRAQNPQFVFQLLQTTAYERQVKADLGATINSINGTQLEKYVFFIPKEQKEQQKIADCLSTLDELITAQAKKIEALNTHKKGLMQGLFPSIKEVGE from the coding sequence ATGAGTAAGAAAGAAAAGACGGTTTTAGTGCCAAAATTGAGGTTTCCGGAGTTTAACTCAAGTGGGGAATGGAAAGTATCTACTCTCAATTCACTTGCTATCAAAATAACAAATAAAAATAAAGATCGTTCTTTAACTCGAATTCTAACAAATTCCGCCACTGATGGCGTTGTAGATCAAAGTGAGTATTTTGAAAGAGAAATTGTAACACAAAGCAATATCGACAACTATTTTATAGTTGATGAGGGGGATTATGTTTATAACCCTCGCATTTCAACTTCTGCACCGGTAGGCCCTATTTCCAAAAATAAATTAGGAAAAGGTATAATGTCTCCGTTGTATACAGTATTTCGATTCAATAACCCTCGAAATGAATTTTACGAGCAATATTTTAAAACCAATCTTTGGAATAGTTATTTAAAAACCGTTTCAAATACTGGAGCGAGGCACGATAGAATCAGTATATCAACAGAAAACTTTATGAAGATGCCGCTTCCTTATCCTTCTGACGAAGAACAACAAAAAATTGCCGACTGCCTATCTTCCCTTGACGACCTCATCACCGCCGAGGATAAAAAGCTGTCAGCTCTTAGGGCACACAAAAAGGGGTTAATGCAGAAGCTGTTCCCTTCTGAGGGAAAAACTCTACCCGAGTGGAGATTCCCAGAGTTTAAAGATAGTGGAGAATGGACTAAGAAGACTCTTGGTCAATTGGGTAAACTTGTCTCAGGGTTAACTTATAGTCCAGATGATGTAAGAGAAACAGGGTTGCTAGTATTGAGATCTTCGAATATTAAAAATAGTGTAATTATATTGGATGACAATGTTTATGTAAGGACAGATATTAGTGGTGCAAATCTGTCTTTAGAAGGCGATATATTAATTTGCGTACGTAATGGTTCAAAAACTTTGATAGGAAAAAATGCGATTATACCAAAGGATATGCCTTTGTGTACACATGGTGCGTTTATGACAGTCTTAAGAGCACAAAACCCACAATTTGTCTTTCAACTTCTTCAAACAACAGCCTATGAAAGGCAAGTAAAGGCTGATTTGGGTGCGACTATAAATTCAATTAATGGAACCCAATTGGAAAAATATGTTTTTTTTATTCCGAAAGAACAAAAAGAACAACAAAAAATTGCTGACTGCCTCTCTACCTTAGATGAACTTATTACCGCACAGGCAAAGAAAATTGAAGCTTTGAACACTCATAAAAAAGGATTAATGCAAGGACTGTTCCCTTCCATTAAGGAGGTGGGAGAATGA